A region from the Equus asinus isolate D_3611 breed Donkey chromosome 3, EquAss-T2T_v2, whole genome shotgun sequence genome encodes:
- the AASDH gene encoding beta-alanine-activating enzyme isoform X3: MYSAKHSAFSATPTLLRRFGSQLIKSTVLSTSTSLRVLALGGEAFPSLTVLKSWRGVGNKTQIFNIYGITEVSSWATFYRIPEKTLNSTLKCELPVQLGFPLLGTVVEVRDTDGFAIQEGDGQVFLGGRNRVCFLDDEVTVPLGTMRATGDFVTVKDGEIFFLGRKDSQIKRHGKRLNIELVQQVAEGLQEVESCAVTWYNQEKLILFMVSKNDLVKDYIFEELQKHLPSHAIPDELVLIDSLPFTSHGKIDVSELNKIYLNYINLKSECKLNGKEELWEKLQHLWKSILSLSEDPLRIPDESLFLNSGGDSLKSIRLLNEIEKLVGTSVPGLLEIILNSSILEIYNHIVQTVFPDEDLTFSKNYATKRKFSDINQETSGKSLHQNSVMPLNCDKKINAFIALSRGGQILSVNTTRPLTKLGHCPSACSSDLISQTNTQNVESLNPPALSGKSKDPSCVAEFFSEEGTPVIEAEKMELCVRWMSDTGKCVDASPLVVIPAVDKSSATVYIGSHSHRMMAVDLYSGKVKWEQILGDRVESSACVSKCGNFIVVGCYNGLVYVLKSSSGEKYWTFTTEDAVKSSATMDPTTGLLYIGSHDQHAYALDIYKKKCVWKLKCGGTVFSSPCLSLTPHHLYFATLGGLLLAVNPATGNRIWKHSCGKPLFSSPRCCLQYICIGCVDGNLLCFTHFGEQVWQFCTSEPIFSSPCTSASEQEIFFGSHDCFIYCCNTKGHLQWKFETTSRVYSTPFNFHNYNRSDEMLLAAASTDGKLWILESKSGQLQSVYRLPGEVFSSPVVWESMLIIGCRNNYVYCLDLLGGNQK, encoded by the exons GCAACACCAACATTGCTTAGAAGATTTGGATCTCAGCTTATCAAGTCAACTGTTCTATCAACTAGTACTTCTCTTCGAGTATTAGCCCTTGGTGGTGAAGCATTTCCATCATTGACTGTTCTCAAAAGCTGGAGAGGAGTAGGcaataaaacacaaatatttaatatttatggtATCACAGAGGTATCAAGTTGGGCGACTTTTTACAGGATTCCAGAGAAGACTCTTAACTCTACTTTGAA ATGTGAATTGCCTGTACAACTGGGATTTCCGCTGCTTGGAACAGTAGTTGAAGTTAGAGATACTGATGGTTTCGCAATTCAAGAAGGCGATGGCCAAGTATTTTTAG GTGGGAGAAACAGAGTATGTTTTCTTGATGACGAAGTGACAGTACCACTTGGCACAATGCGAGCCACAGGAGACTTTGTGACTGTGAAAGATGGAGAGATATTTTTCTTGGGACGAAAGGACAGTCAGATTAAACGTCATGGCAAACGTCTTAACATTGAACTTGTGCAACAG GTTGCTGAAGGTCTTCAGGAAGTGGAGTCTTGTGCAGTTACATGGTATAATCAGGAAAAATTAATTCTGTTCATGGTGTCCAAAAATGATTTAGTAAAGGATTACATCTTTGAAGAACTGCAGAAACATCTTCCAAGTCATGCAATCCCGGATGAGCTTGTGTTGATTGATTCTCTGCCATTTACATCTCATG GCAAAATTGATGTTTCTGAGTTAAACAAGATTTATTTAAACTACATAAACTTGAAGTCTGAGTGTAAGCTCAACGGAAAAGAGGAACTTTGGGAAAAATTACAGCATTTGTGGAAG TCTATTCTGAGTCTCTCAGAAGATCCTTTGAGGATTCCTGATGAGTCACTCTTCTTAAATAGTGGTGGAGATTCCTTAAAGTCCATACGGCTCCTCAATGAGATTGAAAAACTTGTTGGCACATCAGTACCTGGGCTTCTGGAAATTATTCTTAACAGTTCCATTTTAGAGATTTACAATCACATCGTTCAAACAGTATTTCCAGATGAAGATCTGACATTTAGCAAGAATTAtgccacaaaaagaaaattcagcgACATTAATCAAGAGACCAGTGGAAAATCTTTACATCAGAACTCTGTCATGCCTTTAAATTGTGACAAGAAGATAAATGCTTTTATTGCACTGAGCAGAGGGGGTCAGATTTTGTCTGTGAATACTACGAGGCCTTTAACTAAGTTAGGACATTGCCCTTCAGCCTGTTCTTCTGATTTAATTTCACAGACTAACACTCAAAATGTAGAAAGCTTAAATCCTCCAGCTCTTAGTGGGAAATCAAAAGATCCATCCTGTGTTGCAGAATTCTTTTCTGAAGAGGGAACACCTGTGATAGAGGCTGAGAAGATGGAGTTATGTGTGAGGTGGATGTCAGACACAGGCAAATGTGTAGATGCTTCACCTCTGGTTGTAATACCAGCTGTTGATAAGTCATCTGCAACTGTGTACATTGGCTCCCATTCTCACAGAATGATGGCAGTTGACCTTTACTCTGGGAAGGTGAAATGGGAACAGATTTTGGGAGATCGAGTTGAATCCTCAGCATGTGTATCTAAGTGTGGAAACTTTATTGTAGTAG GCTGTTATAACGGGTTAGTTTATGTTCTGAAAAGTAGTAGTGGAGAAAAATACTGGACATTTACTACTGAGGATGCTGTCAAAAGCTCAGCAACCATGGATCCAACCACAGGACTCCTTTACATTGGATCTCATGACCAGCATGCATATGCTTTGGATATTTAT AAAAAGAAGTGTGTTTGGAAGTTAAAATGTGGAGGgactgtcttttcttctccttgtttgAGCCTGACTCCACATCACTTGTATTTTGCTACTCTGGGAGGACTTTTACTGGCTGTAAATCCT GCTACTGGGAACAGAATTTGGAAACATTCCTGTGGAAAACCACTCTTCTCTTCTCCACGGTGTTGCCTACAGTATATTTGTATTGGCTGTGTAGATGGAAATTTACTGTGCTTTACTCACTTTGGAGAACAG GTTTGGCAGTTCTGTACCAGTGAACCAATCTTTTCATCCCCATGTACCTCAGCATCAgagcaagaaatattttttggttCCCATGACTGCTTTATCTACTGTTGTAATACAAAAGGTCACCTCCAATGGAAATTTGAAACTACTTCAAGGGTATATTCAACACCGTTTAATTTCCATAACTACAACCGTAGTGATGAAATGTTGCTGGCAGCAGCTTCTACTGATGGGAAACTGTGGATCTTGGAATCTAAAAGTGGGCAATTGCAAAGTGTGTATAGACTTCCTGGAgaagtcttttcttctcctgtggTATGGGAATCAATGCTTATTATTGGATGTAGAAATAATTATGTTTATTGTCTGGATTTATTGGGTGGCAATCAAAAATAA
- the AASDH gene encoding beta-alanine-activating enzyme isoform X4: MRATGDFVTVKDGEIFFLGRKDSQIKRHGKRLNIELVQQVAEGLQEVESCAVTWYNQEKLILFMVSKNDLVKDYIFEELQKHLPSHAIPDELVLIDSLPFTSHGKIDVSELNKIYLNYINLKSECKLNGKEELWEKLQHLWKSILSLSEDPLRIPDESLFLNSGGDSLKSIRLLNEIEKLVGTSVPGLLEIILNSSILEIYNHIVQTVFPDEDLTFSKNYATKRKFSDINQETSGKSLHQNSVMPLNCDKKINAFIALSRGGQILSVNTTRPLTKLGHCPSACSSDLISQTNTQNVESLNPPALSGKSKDPSCVAEFFSEEGTPVIEAEKMELCVRWMSDTGKCVDASPLVVIPAVDKSSATVYIGSHSHRMMAVDLYSGKVKWEQILGDRVESSACVSKCGNFIVVGCYNGLVYVLKSSSGEKYWTFTTEDAVKSSATMDPTTGLLYIGSHDQHAYALDIYKKKCVWKLKCGGTVFSSPCLSLTPHHLYFATLGGLLLAVNPATGNRIWKHSCGKPLFSSPRCCLQYICIGCVDGNLLCFTHFGEQVWQFCTSEPIFSSPCTSASEQEIFFGSHDCFIYCCNTKGHLQWKFETTSRVYSTPFNFHNYNRSDEMLLAAASTDGKLWILESKSGQLQSVYRLPGEVFSSPVVWESMLIIGCRNNYVYCLDLLGGNQK; encoded by the exons ATGCGAGCCACAGGAGACTTTGTGACTGTGAAAGATGGAGAGATATTTTTCTTGGGACGAAAGGACAGTCAGATTAAACGTCATGGCAAACGTCTTAACATTGAACTTGTGCAACAG GTTGCTGAAGGTCTTCAGGAAGTGGAGTCTTGTGCAGTTACATGGTATAATCAGGAAAAATTAATTCTGTTCATGGTGTCCAAAAATGATTTAGTAAAGGATTACATCTTTGAAGAACTGCAGAAACATCTTCCAAGTCATGCAATCCCGGATGAGCTTGTGTTGATTGATTCTCTGCCATTTACATCTCATG GCAAAATTGATGTTTCTGAGTTAAACAAGATTTATTTAAACTACATAAACTTGAAGTCTGAGTGTAAGCTCAACGGAAAAGAGGAACTTTGGGAAAAATTACAGCATTTGTGGAAG TCTATTCTGAGTCTCTCAGAAGATCCTTTGAGGATTCCTGATGAGTCACTCTTCTTAAATAGTGGTGGAGATTCCTTAAAGTCCATACGGCTCCTCAATGAGATTGAAAAACTTGTTGGCACATCAGTACCTGGGCTTCTGGAAATTATTCTTAACAGTTCCATTTTAGAGATTTACAATCACATCGTTCAAACAGTATTTCCAGATGAAGATCTGACATTTAGCAAGAATTAtgccacaaaaagaaaattcagcgACATTAATCAAGAGACCAGTGGAAAATCTTTACATCAGAACTCTGTCATGCCTTTAAATTGTGACAAGAAGATAAATGCTTTTATTGCACTGAGCAGAGGGGGTCAGATTTTGTCTGTGAATACTACGAGGCCTTTAACTAAGTTAGGACATTGCCCTTCAGCCTGTTCTTCTGATTTAATTTCACAGACTAACACTCAAAATGTAGAAAGCTTAAATCCTCCAGCTCTTAGTGGGAAATCAAAAGATCCATCCTGTGTTGCAGAATTCTTTTCTGAAGAGGGAACACCTGTGATAGAGGCTGAGAAGATGGAGTTATGTGTGAGGTGGATGTCAGACACAGGCAAATGTGTAGATGCTTCACCTCTGGTTGTAATACCAGCTGTTGATAAGTCATCTGCAACTGTGTACATTGGCTCCCATTCTCACAGAATGATGGCAGTTGACCTTTACTCTGGGAAGGTGAAATGGGAACAGATTTTGGGAGATCGAGTTGAATCCTCAGCATGTGTATCTAAGTGTGGAAACTTTATTGTAGTAG GCTGTTATAACGGGTTAGTTTATGTTCTGAAAAGTAGTAGTGGAGAAAAATACTGGACATTTACTACTGAGGATGCTGTCAAAAGCTCAGCAACCATGGATCCAACCACAGGACTCCTTTACATTGGATCTCATGACCAGCATGCATATGCTTTGGATATTTAT AAAAAGAAGTGTGTTTGGAAGTTAAAATGTGGAGGgactgtcttttcttctccttgtttgAGCCTGACTCCACATCACTTGTATTTTGCTACTCTGGGAGGACTTTTACTGGCTGTAAATCCT GCTACTGGGAACAGAATTTGGAAACATTCCTGTGGAAAACCACTCTTCTCTTCTCCACGGTGTTGCCTACAGTATATTTGTATTGGCTGTGTAGATGGAAATTTACTGTGCTTTACTCACTTTGGAGAACAG GTTTGGCAGTTCTGTACCAGTGAACCAATCTTTTCATCCCCATGTACCTCAGCATCAgagcaagaaatattttttggttCCCATGACTGCTTTATCTACTGTTGTAATACAAAAGGTCACCTCCAATGGAAATTTGAAACTACTTCAAGGGTATATTCAACACCGTTTAATTTCCATAACTACAACCGTAGTGATGAAATGTTGCTGGCAGCAGCTTCTACTGATGGGAAACTGTGGATCTTGGAATCTAAAAGTGGGCAATTGCAAAGTGTGTATAGACTTCCTGGAgaagtcttttcttctcctgtggTATGGGAATCAATGCTTATTATTGGATGTAGAAATAATTATGTTTATTGTCTGGATTTATTGGGTGGCAATCAAAAATAA